One window of the Thermococcus celericrescens genome contains the following:
- the trmBL1 gene encoding HTH-type sugar sensing transcriptional regulator TrmBL1 yields the protein MNEEEIVEKLQKLGLTKYESLAYITLLKLGPSKATDITKESGIPHTRVYDVLSSLHRKGFVDVMQGSPRLYKPVNPEVVLEKIKEDFIEDVENLKVAFLELYREVHGEDLPEIWTIQGFENTVERAEYVIRTAKHEVLINTPFEFLKLLKSEIRARKDIVFVIISNFDEIPDWLKGNNIILARSGGAPWLMASWIIGDIDYALFFGALPKDKRREKFYSFWAKSPKIIQNYMHWFYTIYLDNSEIIKPLNYAAAPKPLSLVNIRTLITVLKYVELPRKIEVIGRLVDTKEPVTLDGEITEYEYTPLTANITVNAGGKEWKIGGIGSYFEDVEGEKFILLD from the coding sequence ATGAACGAAGAGGAAATAGTTGAAAAGCTTCAGAAGCTCGGTCTCACGAAGTACGAGAGCCTCGCATACATAACGCTCCTCAAACTCGGCCCGAGCAAGGCTACAGACATAACGAAGGAGAGCGGTATTCCCCACACGAGGGTTTACGACGTCCTCAGTTCCCTCCACAGGAAGGGGTTTGTTGACGTCATGCAGGGCTCCCCTCGCCTGTACAAGCCAGTCAACCCGGAGGTTGTTCTGGAGAAAATAAAGGAGGACTTCATAGAGGACGTTGAGAACCTCAAGGTTGCGTTTCTCGAGCTCTACCGCGAGGTTCACGGCGAGGATCTGCCCGAGATATGGACCATTCAGGGCTTTGAAAACACCGTTGAGCGCGCGGAGTACGTGATAAGGACCGCCAAGCACGAGGTTCTGATAAACACCCCCTTTGAGTTCCTCAAGCTGCTCAAAAGTGAGATACGCGCGAGGAAGGACATAGTCTTCGTCATAATCAGCAACTTCGATGAGATACCCGACTGGCTCAAAGGGAACAACATAATCCTCGCGAGGAGCGGGGGCGCCCCCTGGCTCATGGCCAGCTGGATAATCGGCGACATCGACTACGCCCTGTTCTTCGGTGCCCTCCCGAAGGACAAGCGTCGCGAGAAGTTCTACTCCTTCTGGGCCAAGAGCCCCAAGATAATCCAGAACTACATGCACTGGTTCTACACCATCTATCTCGACAACAGCGAGATAATCAAACCCCTCAACTATGCCGCGGCACCGAAGCCCCTCTCCCTCGTCAACATCAGGACGCTCATAACCGTCCTCAAGTACGTCGAGCTGCCGAGGAAGATCGAGGTCATCGGGAGGCTCGTTGACACGAAGGAGCCGGTGACCCTGGACGGGGAGATAACCGAATACGAGTACACCCCGCTCACCGCCAACATAACCGTGAATGCCGGCGGAAAGGAGTGGAAGATCGGCGGCATCGGCAGCTACTTCGAGGACGTCGAGGGCGAGAAGTTCATCCTCCTCGATTGA
- a CDS encoding extracellular solute-binding protein has product MKKGLFALLLVGVLVLSVVASGCISPGGESPSSTTTSSPSPTETTTSSPSSTTSSPSPTETTTTTPPETECGSGEVVIWHAMQPNELEVFQSLAEEYMAMCPDVTITFEQKPELESALKAAIPTGQGPDLFIWAHDWIGKFAEAGMLEPIDDYITDDVLNGFAPMAQEAMQYKGHYYAMPFAAETAALIYNKDMVSEAPKTFDEMKAIMEQYNDPDNEKYGIAYPLNAYFLSAWAQAFGGYYFDDQSEMPGLDQPETIDGFEFFFQNIWPYMAPTADYGTQQSIFLEGRAPMMINGPWSISDVKKAGIDFGVVPLPPITKDGKEYWPRPYGGVKDIYFAAGIKNKEAAWKFVKWFTTTPEVIKELSLQLGYIPVLTPVLNDPDIQNDPVIYGFGQAVQHAYLMPKSPKMGAVWGGVDGAINEILQDPENADIKAILEKYQQQILDNMNG; this is encoded by the coding sequence ATGAAGAAAGGACTGTTTGCCCTGCTTTTGGTGGGGGTTTTGGTTCTTAGCGTTGTGGCCAGCGGCTGTATATCCCCCGGAGGGGAGAGCCCGAGTTCAACGACGACCAGCTCCCCCAGTCCAACCGAGACCACCACGAGCTCACCGAGTTCAACCACCTCCAGCCCGAGCCCCACTGAGACCACCACCACTACCCCGCCCGAGACGGAGTGCGGAAGCGGGGAGGTCGTCATCTGGCACGCCATGCAGCCTAACGAGCTTGAGGTCTTCCAGAGCCTCGCCGAGGAGTACATGGCCATGTGCCCGGACGTCACCATAACCTTTGAGCAGAAGCCCGAGCTTGAGAGCGCCCTCAAGGCTGCCATACCCACCGGCCAGGGGCCGGACCTCTTCATCTGGGCTCACGACTGGATAGGCAAGTTCGCGGAGGCCGGCATGCTCGAGCCGATTGATGACTACATCACCGATGACGTCCTCAACGGCTTTGCCCCGATGGCCCAGGAGGCCATGCAGTACAAGGGGCACTACTACGCCATGCCCTTCGCGGCCGAGACTGCCGCGCTCATATACAACAAGGACATGGTGAGCGAGGCCCCGAAGACCTTCGACGAGATGAAGGCGATAATGGAGCAGTACAACGACCCGGACAATGAGAAGTACGGAATAGCGTATCCGCTCAACGCATACTTCCTCTCGGCCTGGGCCCAGGCCTTCGGTGGCTACTACTTCGACGACCAGAGTGAGATGCCCGGTCTCGACCAGCCCGAGACGATAGACGGTTTCGAGTTCTTCTTCCAGAACATCTGGCCGTACATGGCCCCGACCGCAGACTACGGAACCCAGCAGAGCATATTCCTTGAGGGCCGTGCTCCCATGATGATAAACGGCCCGTGGAGCATAAGCGACGTCAAGAAGGCCGGAATAGACTTCGGCGTCGTTCCGCTCCCGCCGATAACCAAGGACGGTAAGGAGTACTGGCCGAGGCCGTACGGTGGAGTCAAGGACATCTACTTCGCGGCCGGTATAAAGAACAAGGAGGCCGCCTGGAAGTTCGTCAAGTGGTTCACCACCACCCCAGAGGTCATCAAGGAGCTATCACTCCAGCTCGGCTACATCCCCGTTCTCACCCCCGTTCTCAACGACCCGGACATCCAGAACGACCCCGTTATCTACGGCTTCGGGCAGGCCGTTCAGCACGCGTACCTGATGCCCAAGAGCCCGAAGATGGGCGCCGTCTGGGGCGGCGTCGACGGGGCAATCAACGAGATACTCCAGGACCCGGAGAACGCCGATATAAAGGCCATACTCGAGAAGTACCAGCAGCAGATACTCGACAACATGAACGGCTGA
- a CDS encoding alpha amylase N-terminal ig-like domain-containing protein — MYKIFGFKPDRKFGRVAIVEFSIPAELGRKYVYLLGSFNAFNEGSFRMRKEGDRWRTAVKLPEGIWHYAFSIDGEFTPDPENPGRETYRRLSYKFERETSVAVIDGGDWPFHAPSATYLYTVAGRTHVLLRAKVGAVAKATLVLPESEGMVGMRRKAREGLFEYFEAVLPGDGELEYSFEIRTRKGLTRRMGPFRAVPYRPETPRWIYERVFYQIMPDRFERGLPGTPRGRAFHGGDLAGIIKRLGHLEELGVNALYLTPIFESMTYHRYDVTDYFSIDRKLGGWGVFRELVRELKKRDIRLILDGVFHHTSFFHPYFQDVVRNRERSEYRRFYRVTGSPVVPEQFLRVLHSEEPWIERYHLIKSLDWNYESFYSVWLMPRLNHDSPEVRRFIGEVMEYWLERGADGWRLDVAHGVPPELWREMRKAMPEEVYLVGEVMDDPRPWVPDAFHGTMNYPLYELILRFFVEGEIDAGEFLNGLELLSAHLGPAEYAMYNFLDNHDTERFLDLVGDRRRYLCALAFLMTYKGIPSIFYGDEIGLRGRLDGGLSAGRASMVWDRGKWDTEIFETTKRLIRLRRRSRALQLGEFVPVRFQGRTMIYERVLGDERVRVEIRYSMEPEDCVFHVTTP; from the coding sequence GTGTATAAAATTTTCGGGTTCAAACCGGACCGGAAATTCGGGAGGGTCGCGATCGTCGAGTTCTCGATTCCAGCGGAACTAGGGAGAAAGTACGTGTACCTGCTCGGGAGCTTCAACGCGTTCAATGAAGGCTCCTTCAGAATGAGGAAGGAAGGGGACCGCTGGAGGACGGCTGTAAAGCTGCCGGAGGGGATCTGGCACTACGCGTTCTCCATCGACGGCGAGTTTACCCCCGACCCCGAGAACCCCGGACGGGAGACCTACAGGAGGCTCTCGTACAAATTTGAAAGGGAAACGAGCGTCGCGGTTATCGACGGTGGGGACTGGCCATTTCACGCGCCGAGCGCGACCTATCTCTACACCGTTGCCGGAAGAACCCATGTTCTCCTGAGGGCGAAAGTGGGGGCAGTCGCCAAGGCCACCCTCGTCCTCCCGGAAAGCGAGGGCATGGTTGGGATGAGGAGAAAAGCCCGGGAGGGGCTGTTCGAGTACTTCGAGGCAGTCCTGCCCGGAGACGGTGAACTGGAGTACTCCTTCGAGATTCGGACGCGGAAAGGCTTGACAAGGAGAATGGGACCATTCAGGGCCGTTCCATACCGCCCGGAAACTCCCCGATGGATTTACGAGAGGGTTTTCTACCAGATAATGCCCGACAGGTTCGAGAGAGGCCTGCCCGGAACGCCCAGGGGCAGGGCGTTCCACGGCGGTGATTTGGCGGGGATAATAAAGAGGCTGGGGCACCTCGAAGAACTCGGCGTCAACGCCCTCTACCTCACCCCTATATTCGAGTCCATGACGTACCACCGCTACGACGTCACCGACTACTTCAGTATCGACAGAAAGCTCGGAGGATGGGGGGTCTTCAGGGAGCTGGTGAGGGAACTCAAAAAGCGGGACATCAGGCTGATTCTCGACGGGGTTTTCCACCACACGAGCTTCTTCCACCCGTACTTCCAGGACGTGGTTAGGAACAGAGAAAGAAGTGAGTACCGGAGGTTCTACCGCGTAACCGGCTCTCCCGTTGTTCCCGAGCAGTTCCTGAGGGTTCTGCATTCAGAAGAGCCGTGGATCGAGAGATACCACCTGATAAAATCCCTGGACTGGAACTACGAGAGCTTCTACTCGGTGTGGCTGATGCCGAGGCTCAACCACGACAGCCCGGAGGTAAGGAGATTCATCGGAGAGGTAATGGAGTACTGGCTCGAGCGGGGAGCGGACGGCTGGCGGCTGGACGTCGCCCACGGCGTTCCACCGGAGCTCTGGAGGGAGATGCGGAAGGCCATGCCAGAGGAGGTGTACCTCGTTGGGGAGGTCATGGACGACCCCCGGCCCTGGGTTCCCGACGCATTCCACGGTACCATGAACTACCCCCTCTACGAGCTCATTCTCAGGTTCTTTGTTGAGGGTGAAATCGACGCGGGGGAGTTCCTCAACGGCCTGGAGCTACTGAGCGCCCACCTGGGCCCCGCGGAGTACGCGATGTACAACTTCCTCGACAACCACGACACCGAACGCTTCCTCGACCTCGTGGGGGACAGGCGGAGATACCTCTGCGCCCTGGCCTTCCTGATGACCTACAAGGGGATTCCATCGATATTCTACGGCGATGAAATTGGACTCAGAGGACGGCTGGACGGTGGCCTGAGTGCCGGGAGGGCGTCCATGGTATGGGACAGGGGGAAGTGGGACACTGAGATTTTCGAAACCACGAAACGGCTGATACGGCTCAGAAGGAGGAGCAGAGCGCTTCAGCTCGGCGAGTTCGTGCCCGTAAGGTTCCAGGGGCGCACGATGATATACGAGAGGGTTCTCGGGGACGAAAGGGTCAGGGTGGAGATCAGGTACTCGATGGAACCTGAGGACTGCGTGTTCCATGTGACGACACCCTGA
- a CDS encoding ABC transporter permease subunit, which yields MMGRRKGEVVRSFVLTLLAIFVMFIILFPVYYIFVVSISPGSTLATTEFHIIPRNVSLDSYREVLFGFSGSKLSENFTGTIEGSAHVQDGRLYLLEGTIKGKVKYGPFTGLVFEIPVKNLVFDVSTDVNAQGQLKGEVKGLFILTRMNDDGTVGFAIMRNVELKGGTIEGTHVSGPMEKYVVARNSGTVRFTRVGKFVNSKFFGYLKNSLIIATITVLLTLVFVVPAAYAFSRMKFFGREHVLYFYLMFTQVAGGLGIAGLIALYGMIVKLGLYDKLPVLSFIYAAGSVPFNTWLLKGYIDSISPDFDEAALVDGASYLQIIRHVLLPMALPGIATVTIFAFIGGWTEFILASLLLTESHQPLSVWIYLLLGGIGRGIDWSYFAAAALLFALPVFVAFMLAQNYIRSGLTVGGLKE from the coding sequence ATGATGGGAAGGCGCAAAGGGGAGGTCGTCAGGAGCTTTGTCCTGACCCTGCTGGCGATCTTCGTCATGTTTATCATACTCTTCCCAGTTTACTACATCTTCGTCGTCTCAATAAGCCCGGGCTCAACGCTCGCAACCACGGAGTTCCACATTATCCCCCGAAACGTCAGCCTTGACTCGTACAGGGAGGTGCTCTTTGGATTCTCAGGAAGCAAACTCTCGGAGAACTTCACAGGAACCATCGAGGGAAGCGCCCACGTTCAGGACGGCAGGCTGTACCTGCTGGAAGGGACGATAAAGGGCAAGGTCAAATACGGGCCATTCACAGGACTGGTGTTTGAGATCCCGGTGAAAAACCTGGTTTTCGACGTTTCAACGGACGTTAACGCTCAGGGACAGCTGAAGGGTGAGGTCAAGGGACTCTTCATCCTCACAAGGATGAACGACGACGGCACTGTGGGCTTCGCGATAATGAGGAACGTTGAGCTGAAGGGCGGAACCATTGAGGGCACCCACGTCTCGGGCCCGATGGAGAAGTACGTCGTTGCCAGGAACAGCGGAACCGTCAGGTTCACAAGGGTGGGGAAGTTCGTCAACTCGAAGTTCTTCGGCTACCTCAAGAACAGCCTCATCATAGCCACAATAACGGTGCTGCTGACGCTCGTGTTCGTCGTCCCAGCCGCCTACGCATTCTCGCGCATGAAGTTCTTCGGCAGGGAGCACGTGCTCTACTTCTACCTGATGTTCACGCAGGTGGCGGGCGGTCTCGGAATAGCGGGCCTTATAGCCCTCTACGGTATGATAGTCAAGCTGGGCCTCTACGACAAGCTGCCGGTGCTGTCCTTCATCTATGCCGCCGGAAGCGTTCCCTTCAACACCTGGCTGCTCAAGGGATACATAGACTCCATAAGCCCGGACTTCGACGAGGCTGCCCTGGTGGACGGCGCCAGCTACCTTCAGATAATCAGGCACGTGCTCCTCCCGATGGCGCTGCCAGGAATAGCCACGGTCACAATATTCGCGTTTATCGGAGGATGGACTGAGTTCATCCTGGCAAGCCTGCTGCTGACTGAGTCGCACCAGCCACTGTCGGTGTGGATATACCTTCTCCTGGGCGGCATAGGCAGGGGAATAGACTGGAGCTACTTCGCAGCAGCTGCTCTGCTCTTCGCCCTGCCCGTGTTCGTGGCGTTCATGCTCGCCCAGAACTACATAAGGAGCGGTCTTACAGTTGGAGGTCTCAAGGAGTGA
- a CDS encoding carbohydrate ABC transporter permease: protein MKKTTTIALFLILPGMAAFLFFNLWPIIYSIYLAFTNAQLGNFPVQAPDAPQLQFVGLENFRWILGDETFRSAFLWTWIFVVASVTLKVLAGIILSLLYNSRYVKGKMIYRSLLIIPWALPLLFSVTVWKFMFDPIFGPINQLLKSLGVHNLPNWINDPLWAFLALNIIEVWLAYPFMITVITAALQSVPDTLVEAAIIDGASYWQRVRHVVLPIVGKPIAFATILTSAASFQYFMVPYIYNAGLFEDKFILLYGFRKAFGASPHYGKAAAIMIIATLVLAVYMYVNVRITRLQEGAKG from the coding sequence ATGAAAAAGACCACGACCATTGCTCTGTTCCTAATCCTGCCTGGAATGGCAGCGTTCCTGTTTTTCAACCTATGGCCGATAATATACTCGATATATCTCGCATTCACCAACGCCCAGCTCGGCAACTTCCCGGTTCAGGCCCCGGACGCCCCGCAGCTTCAGTTCGTTGGTCTTGAGAACTTCCGCTGGATACTCGGCGACGAAACATTCAGGAGCGCCTTCCTGTGGACGTGGATATTCGTGGTGGCCAGCGTCACCCTGAAGGTTCTCGCGGGAATCATCCTCAGCCTGCTCTACAACAGCAGATACGTCAAAGGAAAAATGATCTACCGTTCCCTCCTCATAATCCCCTGGGCGCTGCCGCTGCTCTTCTCCGTTACCGTCTGGAAGTTCATGTTCGACCCGATATTCGGGCCGATAAACCAGCTGCTTAAATCCCTGGGGGTTCACAACCTCCCCAACTGGATTAACGACCCGCTGTGGGCCTTTCTCGCGCTCAACATAATCGAGGTGTGGCTCGCGTACCCGTTCATGATAACCGTCATCACGGCGGCGCTCCAGTCCGTGCCGGACACGCTCGTTGAGGCGGCGATAATAGACGGGGCCAGCTACTGGCAGAGGGTGAGACACGTGGTCCTCCCGATAGTCGGCAAACCGATAGCATTCGCCACCATACTCACCAGCGCGGCGAGCTTCCAGTACTTCATGGTGCCCTACATCTACAACGCGGGCCTGTTCGAGGACAAGTTCATACTGCTCTACGGTTTCAGGAAGGCCTTCGGAGCCAGCCCCCACTACGGAAAGGCCGCGGCGATAATGATAATCGCCACGCTCGTGCTTGCCGTGTACATGTACGTTAACGTCAGGATAACCAGACTTCAGGAGGGTGCCAAGGGATGA
- a CDS encoding glucodextranase DOMON-like domain-containing protein, whose translation MRRVAALFLAFLMVGSLMGVSFKGVGAAEPKPLNVIIVWHQHQPYYYDPVQDVYTRPWVRLHAANNYWKMAYYLSQYPDVHATIDLSGSLIAQLADYMNGKKDTYQIITEKIASGEPLTVDEKWFMLQAPGGFFDHTIPWNGEPITDPSGNPVRDPWDRYTELKDKMMQAKAKYANLPLEEQKAAVTGEFTEQDYIDLAVLFNLAWIDYKYIMDTPALRDLYKKVDEGDYTREDVKTVLDAQLWLINHTFKEHERINLLLGNGNVEVTVVPYAHPIGPILNDFGWEGDFDDQVKRADELYKQYLGGGTAVPKGGWAAESALNDKTLETLADNGWTWVMTDQLVLDRLGVEKTVENYYKPWVAEFNGKKIYLFPRDHALSDRVGFNYGGMNQYQAVEDFVNELLKLQKENYEGSLVYVVTLDGENPWENYPYDGKLFLTELYKKLTELQEQGLIRTLTPSEYIQLYGDEANRLTPQMMERLDLTGDNVNALLKAQSLGDLYDAVGVNEEMQWPESSWIDGTLSTWIGEPQENYGWYWLYQARKTLMEKKGSMSQADWEKAHEYLLRAEASDWFWWYGSDQDSGQDYTFDRYLKTYLYEMYKLAGVEPPSYLFGNYFPDGEPYVTRALDGLKEGEMKNYSSMSPLANGVSVYFDGDGLHFLVRGNLDRFEVSIWEKDERVGNTFTLLQERPTELRYSMSPFSADSVGLLITKHVVYENGKAEIYGATDYEKSEKLGDATVEQTNDGVEVIVPFDYLKNPSDFYFAVSTVKDGRLETITTPIELKLPTEVKGVTIADIADPEGDDHGPGTYTYPTDAVFVEGAFDLLRFRMLEQTDSYVMEFYFKDLGGNPWNGPNGFSLQIIEVYLDFKDGGNSTAIKMFPDGPGANVNLDPNHPWDVAFRIAGWDYGNLIILPNGTVYQGEMQISADPVKNAVIVKVPKKYIAINEDYGLWGDVLVGSQDGYGPDKWRTVAVDAEQWKLG comes from the coding sequence ATGAGGAGGGTTGCTGCCCTTTTCCTTGCCTTTTTGATGGTTGGAAGCCTAATGGGAGTAAGCTTCAAGGGCGTTGGGGCGGCCGAGCCGAAGCCGCTCAACGTCATAATAGTCTGGCACCAGCACCAGCCCTACTACTACGACCCGGTCCAGGACGTCTACACCAGGCCCTGGGTCAGGCTCCATGCGGCAAACAACTACTGGAAGATGGCCTATTACCTCAGCCAGTATCCGGACGTTCACGCCACGATTGATTTATCGGGCTCACTCATAGCCCAGCTCGCTGACTACATGAACGGGAAGAAGGACACCTACCAGATAATCACCGAGAAGATAGCCAGCGGCGAGCCTCTGACCGTTGACGAGAAGTGGTTCATGCTGCAGGCACCGGGAGGGTTCTTCGACCACACCATCCCCTGGAACGGCGAGCCGATAACTGACCCCAGCGGCAACCCGGTAAGGGACCCCTGGGATCGCTACACGGAGCTGAAGGACAAGATGATGCAGGCCAAGGCTAAGTACGCCAACCTGCCGCTCGAGGAGCAGAAGGCGGCGGTCACAGGCGAGTTCACTGAGCAGGACTACATCGACCTCGCTGTTCTCTTCAACCTCGCCTGGATCGACTACAAGTACATAATGGACACCCCTGCCCTCAGGGACCTCTACAAGAAGGTTGATGAGGGCGACTACACCAGGGAGGACGTTAAAACCGTCCTCGACGCCCAGCTCTGGCTCATCAACCACACCTTCAAGGAGCACGAGAGGATAAACCTCCTCCTTGGCAACGGCAACGTCGAGGTCACGGTCGTTCCCTACGCCCACCCGATAGGCCCAATACTCAACGACTTCGGCTGGGAGGGCGACTTCGACGACCAGGTGAAGAGGGCGGACGAGCTGTACAAGCAGTACCTCGGCGGTGGAACGGCAGTTCCCAAGGGAGGCTGGGCGGCCGAGAGCGCCCTCAACGACAAGACCCTCGAGACACTCGCGGACAACGGCTGGACCTGGGTGATGACCGACCAGCTCGTCCTTGACAGGCTCGGCGTCGAGAAGACGGTTGAGAACTACTACAAGCCCTGGGTGGCCGAGTTCAACGGAAAGAAGATCTACCTCTTCCCGCGCGACCACGCTCTCAGCGACCGCGTGGGATTCAACTACGGCGGAATGAACCAGTACCAGGCCGTTGAGGACTTCGTGAACGAGCTCCTCAAGCTCCAGAAGGAGAACTACGAAGGTTCGCTGGTTTACGTGGTTACGCTCGACGGCGAGAACCCGTGGGAGAACTACCCCTACGACGGCAAGCTTTTCCTCACCGAGCTCTACAAGAAGCTGACCGAACTCCAGGAGCAGGGGCTCATAAGAACCCTCACCCCGAGCGAATACATCCAGCTCTACGGCGATGAAGCAAACAGGCTCACACCGCAGATGATGGAGAGACTGGACCTCACCGGAGACAACGTTAACGCCCTCCTCAAGGCCCAGAGCCTCGGCGACCTCTACGACGCCGTCGGGGTCAATGAGGAGATGCAGTGGCCCGAGAGCAGCTGGATAGACGGAACCCTCTCCACGTGGATAGGTGAGCCCCAGGAGAACTACGGCTGGTACTGGCTCTACCAGGCCAGAAAGACCCTCATGGAGAAGAAGGGAAGCATGAGCCAGGCGGACTGGGAGAAGGCCCACGAGTATCTGCTTCGCGCCGAGGCGAGCGACTGGTTCTGGTGGTACGGAAGCGACCAGGACAGCGGGCAGGACTACACCTTCGACCGCTACCTGAAGACCTACCTCTACGAGATGTACAAGCTGGCCGGAGTCGAGCCGCCGAGCTACCTCTTTGGAAACTACTTCCCGGACGGTGAGCCCTACGTCACCAGGGCCCTCGACGGCCTCAAGGAGGGCGAGATGAAGAACTACTCAAGCATGTCCCCGCTGGCAAACGGCGTGAGCGTCTATTTCGACGGCGATGGGCTTCACTTCCTAGTGAGGGGGAACCTGGACAGGTTCGAGGTAAGCATCTGGGAGAAGGATGAGCGCGTCGGCAACACATTCACACTCCTCCAGGAGAGGCCAACCGAGCTCAGGTACTCGATGTCCCCGTTCTCCGCCGACAGCGTCGGTCTCCTCATAACCAAGCACGTCGTGTACGAGAACGGAAAGGCTGAGATATACGGTGCCACCGACTACGAGAAGAGCGAGAAGCTTGGAGACGCAACCGTTGAGCAGACGAACGACGGAGTGGAAGTCATTGTGCCCTTCGATTACCTCAAGAACCCGAGCGACTTCTACTTCGCGGTCTCGACCGTCAAGGACGGACGGCTCGAAACAATAACCACCCCCATCGAGCTCAAGCTCCCGACCGAGGTCAAGGGAGTCACGATAGCGGACATCGCAGACCCTGAGGGTGACGACCACGGGCCCGGAACCTACACCTACCCAACGGACGCGGTCTTCGTCGAGGGGGCCTTTGACCTTCTCCGCTTCAGGATGCTCGAGCAGACGGACAGCTACGTGATGGAGTTCTACTTCAAGGACCTCGGGGGCAACCCCTGGAACGGACCGAACGGCTTCAGCCTCCAGATAATCGAGGTCTACCTGGACTTCAAGGACGGCGGCAACAGCACCGCCATAAAGATGTTCCCCGATGGACCCGGAGCCAACGTCAACCTCGACCCGAACCATCCCTGGGACGTCGCCTTCAGGATTGCCGGATGGGACTATGGAAACCTCATCATCCTCCCGAATGGAACCGTTTACCAGGGTGAGATGCAGATTTCAGCCGACCCCGTCAAGAACGCGGTGATAGTGAAAGTCCCGAAGAAGTACATTGCCATAAACGAGGACTACGGCCTCTGGGGAGACGTCCTCGTCGGCTCGCAGGACGGCTACGGCCCGGACAAGTGGAGAACGGTGGCCGTGGATGCAGAGCAGTGGAAGCTCGGCG